GGATCACAAACTCTTTACCCATGTTTACCAGAAATGTGTTTGCAACTTCAACTAAAATCATTTGAAAGTAACTCCTTAAGAGTGTAGATTACATGCACTTACTTTTCCATAAGGATGTGCCTTCAATTAATACTACGACTGTTATCCTGCAGATATTGAACTCCAAACAGGTTTCTGTAGTACCATTTTTACTGAAGAGGCTCCACCTCTATAGTTTCATTTCTATCGGGCCCGATAGAAATAATTAGTGCCGGTACATCGTAGCAAAGTTGTTGTAACCTTCTTACGTATGCTTTTGCGTTGTCCGGGAGATCATCAAAGGACTTACAGCCCCCAAGCTCACATCTCCAACCCGGCATCGATTCATAAACTGGGATAACATTTTCAATGTCGCGGGAATAGGAGGGGAACTGTTGGCATTTTGTACCGTTGATCTCATAATGGGTACAGATTTTAATTTCATCAAAATCGTTTAATACATCCAGTTTGGTGAGCGCTATACGGGTTATTCCGTTTATCTGGATTGATTTTCTTACCATTACACTATCAAACCACCCACAGCGCCTTGGGCGTCCTGTTGTGGAACCAAACTCCCCACCGGCGACTCTTAATTTTTCACCATTTTCACAATTTAACTCTGTAGGGAAGGGACCATTTCCTACGCGTGTGGTATAACTTTTCACTATTCCGATAACGTGATCTATTGCACCGGGGCCAATTCCTGAGCCGGAGCAGGCGCTTCCTGAAATAGTGTTTGACGATGTGACAAAAGGATAGGTGCCGTGGTCGAGGTCTAAAAAAGCTCCCTGCGCACCTTCAAACAGGAGTGCTTTTTTTTGCCGGTATGCTTCAAAAATAAGGTGAGAGGTGTCGGCAATGAACGGAAGCATTCTGTCTCTGATTACTTTGAATTCTTTGAGCGTAGTGTTGAGATCGATATCCAGGGTGCCGTTATAAATCTGTTCAATAATCTGCTTCTTGTTTTCGAAGTTCTTACTGAATTTTTCACAAAAATAATCCCAATCGTGTAGGTCACCTACCCGTAACCCGGTTCTGGAAGCCTTATCTGCATAGGCCGGACCGATACCGCGGCAGGTTGTACCGATTTTTGATTTCCCCATACTGGATTCTACAGCCTGATCCTGTGCTTTGTGGTAGGGGAGCACCAAATGGGCAAGATCTGATACATAAAGGCGGTTTTCGACACTTAATCCACCAGTTTTAAGCTCGTCTATCTCCAGGAGAAACTGCTGGGCATCAAAGACGACGCCGTTGGCCACAACGCAAACTTTATTTGGATTGATAATACCTGAGGGGACCATATGGAAGACAAATTTTTTTCCTTCAGCGATAACAGTGTGGCCTGCATTGGCACCACCCTGAAATCGGATTATTACATCCGAGCGCTCGGTGAGGTAATCTATTACTTTGGCTTTTCCTTCATCACCCCATTGGGTTCCGACTATTACTGCATTTGGCATGATTTTACCCTAAAACATAGTTTGAACAAATTGTTTGCGAAACTTTTTAAATTAACTCAAGTCTCAATGATAGTCAATCAGATACCGTTTATTATTTTGTGTGTCTATGAAAGAGAGCTCTATGTTTAATCCACAGAACCCACTTATTATTCAAAGCAACAGTACGATTCTACTGGAGGTGAATAATCCCCTCTTTGTAGACGCACGAAACGCTATAAGCCAGTTCGCTCATCTGGATAAGAGTCCGGAGTATATTCATACCTATACCATAACAGCACTTTCGCTTTGGAATGCTGCTGCACTGGGACTCACATCAGATGAGGTGCTCAAACGCCTTGAAGCCTATTCAAAATACCCTCTGCCTCAGAATGTCGCTCAAGATATTTCTGAATTAATGGGGCGTTTTGGTAAAATTACCCTTGAGAGTGTTTCTGAGGGGTTGGCTATCTGCTCACAGGATACCCAGATGCTGCAAAATCTCTGCAAGCATCCGATGGTAAAACCTCTGCTGGGGAAAGCACATAACCAAAACAGCTTTCTCGTGCCGGCTCAAAACCGTGGCTTGCTTAAGCAGGTGCTTATAAGCATCGGCTACCCGGCCCACGATAAAGCTGGCTATGTTGATGGTGATCCATTTCCCATAGATCTGCGGAGTGAGACTAAAGGTGGAGAGCCGTTTAATGTACGTACCTATCAGCATCAGGCCGCCGAAAATTTTATCGGTAATAAAGAGTCGCCCGGTGGAAGCGGGGTGGTGGTGCTTCCCTGTGGTGCCGGAAAAACCATCGTGGGCATTTTGGCCATGAGTCTTCTGAAACGAAGAACTCTTATATTGGTCACCAATGTTACAGCTGCTCGTCAGTGGCGACGGGAAATACTCGATAAAACAACTATCGACGAAAAAGATATCGGTGAATACAGCGGAGAGTTAAAAGAGATCAAGCCGGTAACGTTAGCCACCTATCAAATTCTTACCTATCGCAGAA
The sequence above is a segment of the Chitinispirillales bacterium ANBcel5 genome. Coding sequences within it:
- a CDS encoding adenylosuccinate synthase, which translates into the protein MPNAVIVGTQWGDEGKAKVIDYLTERSDVIIRFQGGANAGHTVIAEGKKFVFHMVPSGIINPNKVCVVANGVVFDAQQFLLEIDELKTGGLSVENRLYVSDLAHLVLPYHKAQDQAVESSMGKSKIGTTCRGIGPAYADKASRTGLRVGDLHDWDYFCEKFSKNFENKKQIIEQIYNGTLDIDLNTTLKEFKVIRDRMLPFIADTSHLIFEAYRQKKALLFEGAQGAFLDLDHGTYPFVTSSNTISGSACSGSGIGPGAIDHVIGIVKSYTTRVGNGPFPTELNCENGEKLRVAGGEFGSTTGRPRRCGWFDSVMVRKSIQINGITRIALTKLDVLNDFDEIKICTHYEINGTKCQQFPSYSRDIENVIPVYESMPGWRCELGGCKSFDDLPDNAKAYVRRLQQLCYDVPALIISIGPDRNETIEVEPLQ
- a CDS encoding DEAD/DEAH box helicase, producing the protein MFNPQNPLIIQSNSTILLEVNNPLFVDARNAISQFAHLDKSPEYIHTYTITALSLWNAAALGLTSDEVLKRLEAYSKYPLPQNVAQDISELMGRFGKITLESVSEGLAICSQDTQMLQNLCKHPMVKPLLGKAHNQNSFLVPAQNRGLLKQVLISIGYPAHDKAGYVDGDPFPIDLRSETKGGEPFNVRTYQHQAAENFIGNKESPGGSGVVVLPCGAGKTIVGILAMSLLKRRTLILVTNVTAARQWRREILDKTTIDEKDIGEYSGELKEIKPVTLATYQILTYRRKKSDIFVHYDIFNSENWGLILYDEVHLLPAPIFKFTADIQARRRLGLTATLIREDGHENDVFTLIGPKKFDMPWKDLEKQGWIACATCVEIRIDLPAAEKMRFLSLTPKQQIRLAYENPNKLDVIEELIETHKEDQVLIIGQYISQLEQVATRFNTAIITGATPNKKREELFNAFRAGEIKVLVLSKVGNFAIDLPDANIAIQISGSFGSRQEEAQRLGRILRPKKKGEQATFYSIVTRESKELDFAMNRQLFLTEQGYSYEIQYRESDN